One Physeter macrocephalus isolate SW-GA chromosome 10, ASM283717v5, whole genome shotgun sequence DNA window includes the following coding sequences:
- the LOC102979611 gene encoding LOW QUALITY PROTEIN: porphobilinogen deaminase-like (The sequence of the model RefSeq protein was modified relative to this genomic sequence to represent the inferred CDS: inserted 2 bases in 1 codon), with the protein MRVIRLGTRKSQLARIQMDSVVATLKALYPGLQFEIFAVSTTGDKILDTVLSKIGEFTKELEHALERNEVDLVVHSLKDLPTLLPSGFTTIGAICKQESPSDAVVFYPNFVGKTLGALPGQSVVGTSSLRRAARLQRKFPHLEFNSIRGNLNTRLWKLDELQEFSAIILAAAGLQCMGWQNRVGQILHPEEXEGQGALGVEVLAKSQDILDLVGVLHDPETLLHCTAERAFLRHLEGGCSVPVAEHTAMKDGQLYQTGGVWSLNGTDNMQETVLATIHVPSQHEGGPEDDPQLVGITAQNIPQQAQLAAESLGISLATLLMNKGAKNILDVARQLNDAH; encoded by the exons ATGAGAGTCATTCGCTTGGGTACCCGCAAGAGCCAGCTGGCCCGCATACAGATGGACAGTGTGGTGGCAACGCTGAAAGCCTTATACCCAGGCCTGCAGTTTGAAATCTTTGCTGTGTCCACCACAGGGGACAAGATTCTTGATACGGTTCTCTCTAAGATTGGAGAGTTTACCAAGGAGCTGGAACATGCACTGGAGAGGAATGAAGTGGACCTGGTTGTTCACTCCCTGAAGGACCTGCCCACGTTGCTTCCTTCTGGCTTCACCACCATTGGAGCCATCTGTAAGCAGGAGAGCCCCTCTGATGCTGTTGTCTTTTACCCAAATTTTGTTGGGAAGACCCTAGGAGCCTTGCCAGGGCAGAGCGTTGTGGGAACTAGCTCCCTGCGGAGAGCGGCCAGGCTGCAGAGAAAGTTCCCACATCTGGAGTTCAATAGTATTCGGGGAAACCTCAACACACGGCTTTGGAAGTTGGACGAGCTGCAGGAGTTCAGTGCCATCATCCTGGCTGCAGCTGGCCTGCAGTGCATGGGCTGGCAGAACCGGGTGGGACAGATCCTGCACCCTGAGGA TGAGGGTCAAGGGGCTCTGGGAGTGGAAGTTCTAGCCAAGAGCCAGGACATCTTGGATCTGGTGGGTGTGTTGCATGATCCTGAGACTCTGCTTCACTGCACTGCTGAACGGGCCTTCCTGAGGCACCTGGAAGGAGGCTGCAGTGTGCCAGTGGCAGAGCATACAGCTATGAAGGATGGGCAACTATACCAGACTGGAGGAGTCTGGAGTCTGAATGGCACAGATAACATGCAAGAGACCGTGCTGGCCACCATCCATGTCCCTTCCCAGCATGAAGGTGGCCCTGAGGATGATCCACAGCTGGTGGGCATCACTGCCCAGAACATTCCACAACAAGCCCAGCTGGCTGCTGAGAGCCTGGGCATCAGCCTGGCCACCTTGTTGAtgaacaaaggagccaagaacatctTGGATGTTGCACGGCAGCTCAATGATGCCCACTAA